A window of the Brassica oleracea var. oleracea cultivar TO1000 chromosome C1, BOL, whole genome shotgun sequence genome harbors these coding sequences:
- the LOC106320361 gene encoding nucleosome assembly protein 1;1, which produces MSNDKDSFNLADLTAGLKDEDRAGLMNALKNELMAGQRSDVLESLTPQVRNRVEALKEIQGKYDELEAKFREERAVLEAKYEMLYQPLYTKRYEIVNGITEVETTPEDTKMEQEGEKTAEEKGVPSFWLTALKNNDVTSEEVTERDEEALKYLKDIKWCKTEEPKGFKLEFFFDSNPYFKNAVLTKSYHMIDEDEPLLEKAIGTEIDWYPGKCLTQKILKKKPKKGSNAKPITKMEDCESFFNFFNPPQVPEEDEDIDEDKAEELQNLMEQDYDIGSAIREKIIPHAVSWFTGEAMEGEEFDIDEEDEDEDDDIDEDEDEEDDEDEEDDEEDRKTRKKPSSGHKKGGRSQVVGDGQQGERPPECKQQ; this is translated from the exons AACGAGCTCATGGCTGGTCAGCGTTCTGATGTGCTCGAGAGTCTGACTCCTCAAGTGAGAAACCGTGTTGAAGCCTTGAAGGAGATTCAG GGCAAGTATGATGAGCTAGAGGCAAAGTTCCGTGAGGAGAGAGCTGTTCTTGAAGCCAAGTATGAAATGTTGTATCAGCCTTTGTATACCAAG CGTTATGAGATTGTGAATGGAATTACCGAAGTTGAAACGACTCCAGAGGATACGAAGATGGAACAAGAAGGGGAAAAAACTGCAGAAG AGAAAGGAGTTCCGAGTTTCTGGCTGACGGCCTTGAAGAACAATGATGTTACTTCCGAGGAG GTCACAGAGCGTGATGAGGAGGCTCTCAAATATCTTAAGGATATTAAGTGGTGCAAGACTGAAGAGCCTAAAGGATTCAAACTTGAGTTTTTCTTTGACTCGAATCCCTACTTTAAGAACGCTGTCTTGACAAAGTCTTATCATATGATTGATGAAGATGAGCCACTGCTTGAGAAGGCTATAGG GACAGAAATCGATTGGTATCCTGGAAAGTGTCTGACTCAGAAGATTCTTAAGAAGAAGCCTAAGAAAGGTTCAAACGCCAAACCAATCACCAAAATGGAAGATTGTGAAAGCTTCTTCAACTTCTTTAATCCTCCACAAGTCCCGGAGGAAGATGAAGATATCGACGAGGACAAA GCTGAGGAACTTCAAAATCTGATGGAACAAGATTATGACATTGG ATCTGCTATCCGGGAGAAGATTATCCCTCATGCTGTCTCATGGTTTACTGGTGAGGCTATGGAAGGAGAGGAGTTCGATATAGATGAGGAAGATGAGGATGAGGACGACGATATTGACGAAGATGAGGATGAGGAAGACGACGAGGATGAGGAGGATGATGAAGAAGATAGGAAGACTAGAAAGAAG CCATCAAGCGGACACAAG AAGGGAGGCAGATCTCAGGTGGTTGGTGACGGTCAACAAGGCGAGAGGCCACCCGAATGCAAGCAACAGTAG